TTATCTCTCTTAAGCAATTAAGCTGAGTCCttgaaagttcttttttcttttcttttttttcttttcttggtctcTAAGTGGGAGTTGGGCTGCAGGCTGCCTGGTAATGTCATTTCCAGCAGATCAATCCAGGCCCTTGCCCAGGGGAGAATGGCTTCTGGGGCCCTAATTTGGGAGCTGCTTACCTCTCTTCCCTCGTTTTCTCAGAGGTCACATCTTGTGCTGTTGGTGCTGCTCACTCTttgggggagaggcaggaaggatctgTGATCCAGCTGTAATCCAAGTTAGGTGGTCATTTCGGGTTAAAGAGGGTCTCATGGAGAGATTataaacacccccccccccccccaaaaaaaaacacacacagaaagatgGGTATTTGGAAGCTGGTCAGTCAACCAGCTATTTATTGAGATACGGTTATGTTCAGACACGAGGGATACTGTAGTTAAACCACACATGGTTCCTGTTCTCTGGGATCTTATGCTTTTATCAAGATAGACAATAAATGATTAGTGGGACAAAAGGAAAGTGCAGCATATTTGGGATTATATAATCAGCAATAATAATCTACTTTGCAGGGCCTGCGAAGGGACAttttaagctgagacttgaaggctgtgtatgtgtgtggcagGGGAAGCGTTCATCAGAGGGAATAGTATGTGAAGGTCTTGAGGTGGGAGAGAACATGGTTTATTAGAGAAACTGAGAGACAGGCAACATGGTGAGAGAGGACACACGGTAGCAGGAGAGTCTAGTCTGGTGAGAAAGACCAGGATCCCTGTAACCCATATTTAAGGAGTTTAAACCTGACGCTAAGAACAATAGGATGCCTTTGGAGGGGTCTAGGGAGGGTCTCAGGAAGGGATcagatgtgtatttttatttattttattttattttatcttttgaagaagattagccccaaactaacatgtgtgcccatcttcctttatttttgaatatgtgggatgccttccacagcatgactggataagcggtgcatagatctgtgcccaggatcggaactggcgaaccctgggccaccaaactagagcgcacgaacttaactggtgcaccaccaggccagcctgatgtatattttcaaaagtttgtaGCTGATTTTGAACACTGCAGGGACAAGACTGGATGTGGGAAAGCCACTTGGGAGGTTGTTGAAGTTAGAGATGCTGGTGACTGGCTTACTTTTAGCTTGGGTTTAGCCCCTAGATGCTCTTGGTACTCTGGAAGCTGTGCTGTTTGGGGATGGAGGTATGGGTGAGGTCAGGTGAAGAGGAGAGTGTCTCTAACTGGGGCTCCAGTACCTGCCCGATGGAGGTGGTGATGAGTGGTTCGTAGAGCTGGGTATTGTCTTCAGATTCTGGCCTAGTAGTTGGGCCAGGAAGGTGTCAGCGCAAGTAGAGATGCAGCCTCCTTGCTTACCCAGGAGTGTTTGCTGAGCCAGGTGCTATTCAGTTGCTGGTTGTAATTAGAGGATTGTGAAGACCTAGGAGGAGTTAGTGCCTAAAACCTGTCACCTTTCACTTCATCTCTGGGCCTGGCCTCCTAAAGTGTCTCTATCTAGCCTTTCTTCTCCCTGGGCATAGGAATTCCTCAGCTTGGTTAAGAGGGTGAGTGTGGGGGTGTAGTCACAcctgttgcttttttttcattattggaAGAGGTGCAGAGTTTCCCTTTGCtgcagaaggggagggaggacTGACTTGCCCAGGTTTGTTCCAGTTCTCTGGCCTTTGTATCATCTGTTTCCTATAGGGGAGATACCCAAGGCTCTGGCCTTTGGCTTTGCCAGCCCCATTCCAGTCACTTCTGGCCCTACCCACACCCACACTCTTGACAGGCCTGGGCGGGCGGCTCCTTGCCTGACAAGGCTGAAGATGTTGCTAGTTCTCAGGGAAGTGGTGGGGTGAGGCTTTTCCATCTACAGAATCAAGCTTTTTTCTAGCTCTCACTTGGTAGGGGTAGGGAAAGAGACTTCTTTTGGGACTACCATTGAGGGGTTGGGTGGCATACTGTAGGGCCTTCAAAATAAAAGTGTGAATATCAGCTGTGTATAAGACACTGCCAGGCATCCTGGATAACCAGGAAGTATAAGCAGAGTTTAAATCCTTCCAAAAACCAAGAAGAATATAAACTAATAGAATACAAAGGGTTATTTGCCCCAGAGGAACTCGGAATCTAATTTCAGTAATGATGCAAGGAATGTCGCGTGGTGGGAAGGGGGCAGGATGTGATTGCCAGAAAAGCGAGTGGTACGGAAATGTGTGAATTCAAGGTTGTGAGTAGAAATCAGCATGGGATGGGGAAGCCTGAGGTGTCTTCTTGAAGAAGGTGGGATTTGAGCTAAGCGGAGAAGAGAGGCCTAAGCAGGATATGAGGAATATAAGGTAGATGTAGCTGAAATTGCCTTTTTGCTGACGTCCTCTCCTTTGGTGTTCCCCTCAGACTGTCTGCCTTTATCACAACCAGCAGACGACTCTTCTGAAAAACCTtgatctttttgatgtttttactCTCCAGTTTCATAATCTCCTATGGCTCCAACTGTGTCTGGATGGAGTCCAAACTTTTTTTTGCTCAGAAGGTCCCTGAGCACTACCATCCTGGTTGGGGCTTTGGCTCATGGGTTGTACTTCTCTCTGCCCAGCAAGTCCAGAGGTTTGGCTGTGGTGGGGCTCCTACTGAGTCTGGGGCCATTGGTGGAGGGCTGGGTTCCTGGTTTACAGAGCATATCAATCAGCTGCCACCCCACATGCCCTGTAGCCTTTACCATGCCCTTCTGACCTTCCCCGGCTTTTGCCCCAGGTGCTGCTGCATGAGGAGGGGGATGATTCTGGCTTTGTCAGTCTGTCTCGGCTGGGCCCTTGTCTGAGGGACAAGGACCTGGAGATGGAGGAGCTGATGCTGCAGGATGAGACACTGCTGGGGACCATGCAGAGCTACATGGATGCCTCCCTCATTTCCCTCATTGAGGATTTTGGGAGCCTTGGAGAGGTGAGCTGGGGCGGGGCTTGGGGGTCTTCAGGCGAGAGCTTTGCGTGGGAGATGATGGCTCAGTGGCTCTGCTCTCCCAGAACCTTGGCTGCTAGATACCCAACCCAAGTCCTTGAAGAGTGATTTTGTCTCTAGGTGAGTGTTGGGCTGCAGGCTGCCGGATTATATCCCATGTAAGGATGCTCTGGCAGGCTTGACTATAGTCCACGGCCTTTCCCCCTGTCTGAGCCCCTAACTTACATATCCAGAGGGTTCTGATCTCTGTTTTGATCCCAATTCCAGCCTAGTCAAGGGTTGTTTGCTGAGCATCCCACATCTTACCTGAGGGTGGAGGATGTGTGTGAAACATAAGCTTAAGACTCATTTCTGCTAGGTTTTTGTTGACACTACAGAGGCAGTGGATGGTAGTAAATGAGATTGGAACCCATGCTTCCTGGTACTCAAATCTGGCAGATTGAGCTGAACTGAGCCAGGCAGACTGAGTCTCTTGATCTCCAGTCCTTCTCAGTGGCCCAGTAAGTCATTAGGGATATTAGTGGGACcttcttgttgtttttctggAGCAGAGCAGGTTATCTCTGGAGGACCAGAATGAAGTGTCGCTGCTCACAGCTCTGACGGAGATCTTGGATAATGCAGATTCCGAGAACCTGTCTCCGTTTGACAGCATTCCTGACTCGGAGCTGCTTGTGTCACCTCGGGAGGGCTCCTCTGTGAGTGTGGGACCAGGGGAAGGGGATGTGTGGTTGGTGCAAAGGTTAGAACCATGTCTGTGGGCCTACTCacatagtgttttgttttgttttttttttataaagattttatttttttcctttttttccccaaagccccccggtacatagttgtatattcttcgttgtggggccttctagttatggcatgtgggacgctgcctcagcatggtttgatgagcagtgccatgtccacgcccaggattcgaaccaacgaaacactgggccgcctgcagcggagcgcgagaacttaaccactcggccacgggaccagccccttaCTTACATAGTTTTGAAGCACTACTCATCTCagttctttttccccctcttagCTGCATAAGCTGCTCACCCTTTCTCGGACACCCCCAGAACGTGACCTCATCACCCCAGTTGACGCATTGGGGCCCAGCACAGGCAGTAGTAGAGTGAGTGGGGTAAGCCTGACTTAGGGAGCCTCAAGGACTCCCAGGAGGGAGGAGTATGTGGGGACAGGTCTGGAAGAATATATTCCTGGAGAAAACTCCctctgtggcttctcttctctcctgcaggTTGAGATGTCTCTCACAGATCCCCCTTGGGActtctctccaccctccttcTTAGAGACCTCCTCCCCCAAGCTTCCTAGCTGGAGACCTCCAAGATCACGACCTCGCTGGGGCCAGTCCCCTCCTCACCAACAACGTAGTgatggggaagaagaggaggaggtggccAGCTTCAGTGGCCAAATGCTTGCTGGGGAGCTCGACAACTCCATAAGCAACATCCCAGACTTCCCCATGCACCTGGCCTGCCCTGAGGAGGAAgataaaacagcagcagcagagatGGCAGTGCAGGTAGCTGGCGACGAGAGCATCTCCTCCCTGAGTGAGCTGGTGCGGGCCATGCACCCATACTGCCTGCCAAACCTCACCCACCTGACATCACTCGAGGATGAGCTTCAGGAGCAGCCAGATGATTTGACACTGCCTGAGGATTGTGTGGTGCTAGAGATTGTGGGCCAGGCAGCCACAGCTGGCAATGACCTAGAGATCCCAGTTGTGGTGCGGCAGATCCCTCCTGGACCTCAGCCTGTGCTCTTGGGTGACTCACTAGAGGCTGGTCCGGCCTTGCAGCTGCTCTTGCCTACACTAGAGTCAGAGACGGAGGCTGCTGTGCCCAAGGAAGCCCTCTGCCCTGAGAAAGAGGGGTTGTCGCTGGACTCAGAGGAAAAGCTGGAGTCAGCTTGCTTGTCGGAGCCCAGGGAGGTCATGGAGCCAGTAGCACCCAAGGGGCCTCAGAACCCACCTGCCAATGCAATGCAGAGTTCCCAGAGAGCTCGAAAGGGTAGGAGGAAGAAGAGCAAGGAGCAGCCAGCAGCCTATGCAGAAGGCTATGCCAGGAGGCTGAGGTCATCTTCACGTGGGCAGTCTACTGTGGCTACAGAGGTGACCTCTCAGGCAGGCAACTTGCCTCAGGAGGAACTTCAAAGAGAGGTTGAGCCTCCCCGTGGTAGAGGGAAGCCCCGGGCTTGGGCTCGGGCCTGGGCAGCTGCCTTGGAGAAGCCTAGCTCTGGGAACTTGGAGAGTAGTGTTGGACAAGCTAGTCCTGCTGAAGAAGGTCCTCTAGACCTCCACCCCAACCTGGTTGACACCATCCAAGCCAGCCCTGTTCCAGCCCATCTCTCATTGGTTGACTCTCCTCGCGCTGACCCCATCCCGCTTGACTCTGTTGAAGCTGATCCCACTGCAGTTGAACCGGGTCTAGCTGACCCTGTAGCTGTTGACCCTGCATTGGTTGACCTTGTTTCAGTCAACTCAGAGCTGGTTGACCCTCTCCCAGCTGACCCAGTGCTGATTGAACCAGTCCTGGCTGACTCAGCAGCAATTGACCCTGCAGTGGTTGTTCCCATCTTAGGTGACTTACCACCAGTTGACCCTGTCCCAGTTAACCCAGCACCAGTTGACTCTGTTCCCGTTGACCTGGCTCCAGTTGACCCTGTGCTAATTAAGTCTAGGCCAACTGATCCCAGACGTGGTGCAGTATCATCAGCCCAGGGAAGTCCAGCCCCCCAGGTCCTCCTGGAGTCAGAGTTCTCAGATCCCCCAAAGGCTATCCCTGAAATCAAGGAGGTTGTGGGTTCTCTGAAGGTGGAAAATGGTACCAATGCCACAACCCAGGAAGCCAGACCTCGGCCTCTTAGCCTATCTGAGTACCGGCGACGAAGGCAACAGCGCCaagcagaggcagaagagaggagtgcccagcccccagctgggAAGTGGCCGAGCCTCCCAGAAACCCCCACAGGGCTGGCAGATATCCCTTGTCTTGTCATCCCACCAGCCCCAGCCAAGAAGACAGCTCTACAGAGAAGCCCTGAGGCTCCTCCTGAGGCTTGCTTTGTGCCTTtgggtcccagctctgcttctcctAGTCCTGAGCCACCTGCAAGCAAACCTGTGGCCTCAGCTCCCACTGAGCAGGTGCCACTCCAAGAGATGCCACTGCCAGTGAGACCTCCAGCTCCTACCGTGCAATCCATGCCCTCAACAATGCCCACTGCTCTGCCTTTTACCCCGGGTAGGCTGGGCATGACCTCCATGCTGCGCCTTCCTGCAAGTGGACAAGGGGTCCCCAGTCTGCCTCCACCACCCTTGCAGCCTCCTAGTCTTCCTATGTCTGTGGGACCAGTGCCCCCTGATCCTTATACTCACTATGCCCCTGTACCACCCTGGCCTTGTTATCCCCCTGTGTCCCCTTCTGGCTATCcttgcctgcctcccccaccaaCGGTGCCCCTAGTGTCTGGTACTCCTGGCGTCTATGCTGTGTCCCCCACTTGCAATGTGCCTTGGGTaccccctcctgccccagtcCCACCTTACAGCTCCAGCTGTACTTATGGGCCCttgggatggggcccaggcctGCAACACCCTCCATTCTGGCCTACTGTACCCCCACCTCCTTTGCCTCTAGCCTCTGTTGGGAGGGCTGTTCCCTCACCCAAGGTGGAGCCCAGTGGCATCCCGGCTAGCTCCCCTGAAAGTGTACTTCCTTTACCAATGACTCCTCCTCTCAGCCTTGGGTCTGCTGGCCACGGTGCTCCACAGATAGAGCCCACCAAGGTGGAGGTCAAGCCAGTGCCTGCATCTCCCCATCTGAAACACAAGGTGTCCTCCCCAGTGCAAAGCCCCCGGATCAAGGCTCCATCGTGTCTGTCTACTGAGAGTGTGGCTGTTGAGGAGCCTGCATCAGAGAGACTGAAGCCTGAGACCCAGGAGACCAGGCCCAGGCAGAAGCCTCCCTCTCCTGTTGCCAAGGCTGTTCCCACACCAAGGCAGGGCACTATCACCAAGCTGCCTGCCGTCCACCCAGCCCGTCTAAGGAAGCTGTCCTTCCTGCCTACCGCACGTGCCCAGGGTCCTGAGGACGTGGTGCAGGCTTTCATCAGTGAGATTGGTGAGTGCCACACAGTTGAGTAGGTGTGAAGAAGGGCACGGAGGTTAGGTGGGGAGAGTCCTCCAAAGAACAGGATAAACCACCTTGGTGGGTCTGGCCTTTGTTGGATTTCTTTGGAGGGTTCTTGAGAGGCAGAGCTCTGGATTTGTTTGATTCCTTCCTGCTTTGTGCTGCTGCCTTGGTTTACTTAGTACAGTGGGCAGGGGGAGCATAAAGGGAGACGTGAGGTGATTTCAGACTTCCTGGGACCTGTGTTCTCAGTTGATAGCGGTTGGTTTCCAAAGCTGTTTTGTGTGCTTCCACAGGAATTGAGGCATCGGACCTGTCCAGTTTGCTGGAGCAGTTTGAGAAATCAGAAGGTGAGAGAACCTGGGTAGCTTTGCTTCAACCCCTTtttgttgatttctcctttgggCCCAGCCCTGTCATTGCTTAAGCTGGGGGGAATGAGGGAGGAGCAGTCTCAGCTCCTAGAGCAGCCCCCTAATTGGAATGGGGAGACAAGATTCACCTGTGACATAAATCTAAGCCCTAGAGAGGGTGGTGGTACAGCATGGCAAGAACTGTAAGAGTAGATGTTTGGGGAGATCCAAGTGCAGTAGGTGCTTGGGGCCATTTTCTAGAGGAAACCAGCTGTCAAGCTGGGCCTTGAAAGACAGGATTTCAGAGAGCGAGAGAATGTGGTGAATAAAGGCAGAGGTATAGGAAGGATTGTGTGTGGTATATTTGGAAGGTAACGGGGAGTTCAGCTTTCTCAGTACAAGGCATGGATCTAGGTGCTGTGGAGGATCCTGTGTCCTGTTCTCAAAGAGCTTTTCATCTAATTGGTGAGAAAAATCTGCAGAAATGATTCTTGAATTGATAACAGGTATAGTATAAGGCAACATATAACATACATTAAGTGTAGAATAAAAATAGGCTACAAGACTAGGAAGTTAGGCAATTGATGTAGAACCTCAATTGCTAGGTTTAGAAGTTTGGACTCTATCTCAGATTCATTGCAGGGGTGGGGCGTGTGGATGTTTCTGAGCAGAGAAGAGACATGAGTAAAATTGGTACCTGGGCACCCACTGGAGGAGAATGGATCTTTGGGGAGAACCCAGTGCAGTGTGTAGGCAAAGTAGATTTTCCTCCTTTGGGTCTCAAAGCCATCCCTTCTGTGCCTCCTCAATCTGGAACATCTGGTTGGGCTTTTAACTAGTATGGTTTCTTTGCAGCCAAAAAGGAGTGCCCTCCCCCGCCTCCTGCTGACAGCTTGGCTGTAGGAAACTCAGGGTAAGTATGGAGACATAATGAGTGAGTTACCCTACAGCTGTTGGTCAGCAGCCGGCCGGCACTCCAGGACCGTCAACTGGATGCCTCTGTGGCAGGGACATTTAGTCAGCCCTAGAgtctctccctatttccccatcCCCTGCTCAGCTCATCACTACTGGGCACTGTCTTGGGTGGTGAGGTAGGAGGATGTGTACCATCCTCTGGCTGATTCCATTCTGGGATTCTAAATGTCCTAGAGGTGTCTTTCATCTTCTGGTAAGTTTGCCTATGGggatttctttccttcatttaacaAACTTTAAGCTTGCTCAACACTGGTGATGGTGTAAGATAAAAAGTAGAAGATGTTCATGGCTAGGGATCCCCTGACTCCTTGTAGGACAGAGATACCCTGGACCTCCTTGTTCCCTAGTCTTCCAGCACTGAGAgccttatttcatttttcatgttcaTGGTACTCCATCTTGTTCTGCCAAGCATGTTCCCCCCAATATTGATTTGGGGTTGGGTTTGAGCCAGGCAGGCGAGGCTCCTAGCTTGAAGGAGGTAGGGGATATTCAAGGTCATAGTTGGCCTGCCTCCTGGAATTGGGCAGAGCTGACTTGAGACCCCACCTACAGTTCTGTCACTAAGACCCCTTTTGTGCTGGAGGAGAATGATAGGGGCAGCTTATGCATCCCATTCCTCTGTATGCCCCCCTCTCCCATTGCTTTGTGAGGAAAGCAGATATACAAGATGTTGAGGAGGCAATGAACCAGGCTTTCCCTTTTCCCCCGCCAGCAGCGTTGACACTCCCCAGGAGAAGAGGCCCCTAGACCGGTTACAAGCCCCAGAACTGGCCAACGTGGCAGGTGGGTTCAGGGTGGGGAACTCTGCCTTTGATTAGTTTATCTAGCAAATGCTTGTAGGGCCTGCTCTGCACCAGGTGTGTGTACATGTTGGGGATACAGAGATCTGATCTTCATCTTTAAGGTTTGTACAGTACAGGGGGCAGatgtgtaaacaaatgagcatgttGAGTATCAGAGGTTGTACATTAAAGAAGCCTGTGTGGTTTATGATAGGGTCTTAAGGGGGACAGTCAGGGAAGGGTTATATAGAAGGTAATCCCAAAGCAGAGGCTTGAGAAAATCACTGATACCAATCAGATACAGGGGATGGGTCATTCCAGGTAGACGGAGCAGCTTGAGTGAACTGAAGAAACAAAACCAGCCTGGTATGTTTTGGGGGAATTTCAAGTGGTTCGGTTTGACCAGAGTGTAGGGCTGATCAGGATGGTGGGCAGAGCtaaagcaggaaataaagctGGAGTGGTAAGTAGGAGGTCAGATTATGGGAACTTTGAAAGCCATGTTAAGCTGTTTGGGCTTTATCCTGTGCATTGAAGAAGCAATTGGAAAAGCTTTACTAGATTGGTTTTTGGGTGCTCCTTCCAACAGGAATGTAGAAGACAGGTGAACGGGTGTGAAGCCCGAGGTAGGAGATCATTGGATGATTACGTGAGTCCAGGCATGATGCAGCCTAGAAGTCATGCAGTCGGGGGGATGGGTCTCAGAATGGAGAGGTAGATCAGACAGGACCTGGTCACCAGCTAGGTTTGGGCAGTGAGAGGTTGAGGGGTTCAGGAGGACCCTAACTGGCTGAGTTTCTATTGCTGGTTCCCAAGATGGGGAACTAAGGAGAAGGAGTAGTTG
The DNA window shown above is from Equus quagga isolate Etosha38 chromosome 2, UCLA_HA_Equagga_1.0, whole genome shotgun sequence and carries:
- the PPRC1 gene encoding peroxisome proliferator-activated receptor gamma coactivator-related protein 1 isoform X3, translated to MAARRGRRDGVAPPPSGGPGPDPGGGVRGSGWGSRIQAPYGTAGAVSGGEQVLLHEEGDDSGFVSLSRLGPCLRDKDLEMEELMLQDETLLGTMQSYMDASLISLIEDFGSLGESRLSLEDQNEVSLLTALTEILDNADSENLSPFDSIPDSELLVSPREGSSLHKLLTLSRTPPERDLITPVDALGPSTGSSRVEMSLTDPPWDFSPPSFLETSSPKLPSWRPPRSRPRWGQSPPHQQRSDGEEEEEVASFSGQMLAGELDNSISNIPDFPMHLACPEEEDKTAAAEMAVQVAGDESISSLSELVRAMHPYCLPNLTHLTSLEDELQEQPDDLTLPEDCVVLEIVGQAATAGNDLEIPVVVRQIPPGPQPVLLGDSLEAGPALQLLLPTLESETEAAVPKEALCPEKEGLSLDSEEKLESACLSEPREVMEPVAPKGPQNPPANAMQSSQRARKGRRKKSKEQPAAYAEGYARRLRSSSRGQSTVATEVTSQAGNLPQEELQREVEPPRGRGKPRAWARAWAAALEKPSSGNLESSVGQASPAEEGPLDLHPNLVDTIQASPVPAHLSLVDSPRADPIPLDSVEADPTAVEPGLADPVAVDPALVDLVSVNSELVDPLPADPVLIEPVLADSAAIDPAVVVPILGDLPPVDPVPVNPAPVDSVPVDLAPVDPVLIKSRPTDPRRGAVSSAQGSPAPQVLLESEFSDPPKAIPEIKEVVGSLKVENGTNATTQEARPRPLSLSEYRRRRQQRQAEAEERSAQPPAGKWPSLPETPTGLADIPCLVIPPAPAKKTALQRSPEAPPEACFVPLGPSSASPSPEPPASKPVASAPTEQVPLQEMPLPVRPPAPTVQSMPSTMPTALPFTPGRLGMTSMLRLPASGQGVPSLPPPPLQPPSLPMSVGPVPPDPYTHYAPVPPWPCYPPVSPSGYPCLPPPPTVPLVSGTPGVYAVSPTCNVPWVPPPAPVPPYSSSCTYGPLGWGPGLQHPPFWPTVPPPPLPLASVGRAVPSPKVEPSGIPASSPESVLPLPMTPPLSLGSAGHGAPQIEPTKVEVKPVPASPHLKHKVSSPVQSPRIKAPSCLSTESVAVEEPASERLKPETQETRPRQKPPSPVAKAVPTPRQGTITKLPAVHPARLRKLSFLPTARAQGPEDVVQAFISEIGIEASDLSSLLEQFEKSEAKKECPPPPPADSLAVGNSGSVDTPQEKRPLDRLQAPELANVAGLTPPATPPHQLWKPLAAVSLLAKAKSPKSTAQEGTLKPEGVTEAKHPPAARLQEGVCGPSPVHVGSGDHDYCVRSRTPPKKMPALVIPEVGSRWNVKRHQDITIKPVLSLGPAAPLPPCTGASQEPLDHRTSNEQADPAAPCLAPSTLLSPEASPCRNDVNTRIPLEPSAKQRSVRCYRKACRSASPPSRGWQGRRGHSSRSVSSGSNRTSEASSSSSSSSSSSRSRSRSLSPPHKRWRRSSCSSSGRSRRCSSSSSSSSSSSSSSSSSSSSRSRSRSPSPRRRSDRRRRYSSYRSHDHYQRQRVLQKERAIEERRVVFIGKIPGRMTRSELKQRFSVFGEIEECTIHFRVQGDNYGFVTYRYAEEAFAAIESGHKLRQADEQPFDLCFGGRRQFCKRSYSDLDSNREDFDPAPVKSKFDSLDFDTLLKQAQKNLRR